The Brasilonema sennae CENA114 genome includes a region encoding these proteins:
- a CDS encoding non-ribosomal peptide synthetase, which translates to MTQQEQVVALMLRLQNIGCRIWAEDDKLRIRTSKNALTPELKQEIQNNKAEILAFLKTAKAKTVMAEEIPTLSADAPKFLSFAQQRLWLLAQLTGPSATYNMPMALQLEGNLNIDALHSSLAYLLNRHESLRMYFPTVAGQPQVLIQDLDKIEVLTVIDWQNLDEHPHCPLSPEGAPSSPTVQRFIDAHAQELFDLNTGSLFKAKLLQLQEQKYVLLINMHHIISDGWSMGVFVRELRQAYTAFTQSQTPNLPPLPIQYSDYAAWQRNWLQGEVLENQIDYWKHQLKDASPLLELPTDYPRPAQQSYRGDRYLYSLTPELSAAVNTFSQQQGTSLFMTLLAALSILLYRYSRQNDLCIGSPIANRTHSQTESLIGFFVNTLVLRTQIKPEQSFIEFLQQTRSSCLDAYAHQDIPFEFLVEKLQPERSTSHNPLFQVMFALENNESPDLSLPGLEIQWLGVKGAIAKFDLTLLVMEYDNQLNCSWEYSTDLFEKSTIQRMAEQFEVLLKGILDNPHQPINTLPLMTVAELLQLQCWNQTQADYPQDKTLVDLFEQQVEKNPDNLALVFESQSLTYQQLNQKANQLAHYLIQNYQIKPDTLIGISVERCSEMIIGVFGILKAGGAYVPIDPNYPQERIGFMLEDSGISVLLTQSFLKHQLPTSQLEHTCQVICLDEETFSEELTQNPSPQSTPLDLAYAIYTSGSTGRPKGVMISHRGLVNMTLAVEQILQIQPQSRLLQFASFSFDASIWEIATAVAAGACLYLAKKETLLSGQDLVNFLGDRKISHVTLPPSVLSLLPQATLPNLQTVVTAGEACPTELVIRWAKGRRFFNAYGPTESTVCASIALVEPNGKKPPIGQPLPNIRIYILDANNQLLPPGIPGELCIAGVGLARGYLNRPDITAEKFLEVELFGKTERIYKTGDLARWGDDGNLEYLGRIDDQIKLRGFRIELAEIESILLQHPLVKEAVVTLYKTENNQSLIAYVTGMTTDLSTQLKNHLKSRLPDYMVPAQIILLDELPLTPNGKIDRKALPLPNFEVGSSYTAPRNQVEKQLAQVWSAVLERQEIGIHDNFFDLGGHSLLAMKLLNNIQQVFEQELSLSSLFQNPTIAQLAEQLCNTKVQQSHPDLLSLQPQGDAVPLFCLPGANGHGFYFRDLAIHLGNERPVYGLETPGRDGLNALPDSVPAHATQLISLLRQQQATSPYILAGYSSGCAVAFEMAAQLEQQGEKVGLLAIFDAGLVSHPEYITDRADIDWIWQLIQRIEALKGVSLGLKYDDLAAQSDDQARWDLAAEYLYRHNVLPENSTLSLLKTNMKVMKALTLNYANYQPKYPISAPIILFRAQEIHEIVLQELQAISNYDLPDWGWLAYTQNPVKVISVPGNHGRMLYEPNVKILARELLNTIK; encoded by the coding sequence ATGACACAACAAGAGCAAGTAGTTGCTTTAATGCTTCGTTTGCAGAATATAGGCTGCCGAATTTGGGCTGAAGATGATAAGTTACGGATTCGTACTAGCAAAAATGCCCTCACTCCTGAACTCAAGCAGGAAATTCAAAACAACAAAGCAGAAATATTAGCATTTTTAAAAACTGCCAAAGCCAAAACTGTTATGGCAGAGGAAATTCCCACTTTAAGCGCTGATGCCCCGAAATTTCTTTCCTTTGCTCAACAACGCCTTTGGCTATTAGCACAACTGACTGGACCATCAGCTACTTATAATATGCCGATGGCTTTACAATTGGAAGGCAACCTTAATATTGATGCCCTGCACTCTAGTTTGGCTTATCTGCTTAACCGTCATGAAAGTCTGAGGATGTATTTTCCTACAGTGGCGGGACAACCGCAAGTCCTGATCCAAGATTTAGATAAAATCGAAGTTCTAACAGTAATAGACTGGCAAAACCTTGATGAACATCCTCATTGCCCCTTATCCCCAGAGGGGGCCCCGAGTTCCCCAACCGTCCAGCGTTTCATCGATGCTCATGCTCAAGAACTGTTTGACTTAAATACTGGTTCTTTGTTTAAAGCAAAACTGCTGCAATTGCAAGAGCAGAAATATGTTTTGCTCATCAATATGCACCATATTATCAGTGATGGCTGGTCCATGGGCGTATTTGTTCGTGAGTTGCGGCAAGCTTATACCGCATTTACCCAAAGTCAAACCCCAAACCTTCCTCCCTTACCGATTCAATACAGCGACTATGCAGCTTGGCAACGAAACTGGTTACAAGGAGAGGTATTAGAAAACCAAATCGACTATTGGAAACATCAACTTAAGGATGCTTCTCCATTACTGGAATTGCCAACCGATTATCCTCGCCCAGCACAGCAAAGTTACCGAGGCGATCGCTATCTCTACTCTCTCACGCCGGAATTAAGTGCTGCCGTTAATACTTTCAGTCAACAACAAGGGACAAGTCTATTTATGACCTTGTTGGCAGCTTTGAGTATTCTGCTTTATCGTTACAGTCGCCAAAACGATTTGTGTATAGGTTCTCCTATTGCCAACCGTACCCATAGCCAAACTGAATCATTAATCGGCTTTTTTGTCAATACCCTTGTGTTGCGTACTCAAATCAAGCCTGAGCAAAGTTTTATCGAGTTCCTGCAACAAACTCGCTCCTCTTGTTTAGATGCTTATGCTCATCAAGACATCCCCTTTGAGTTTCTGGTAGAAAAGTTACAACCAGAACGCAGTACGAGTCATAATCCATTATTCCAGGTTATGTTCGCGCTGGAAAATAATGAAAGTCCAGACCTGAGTTTACCAGGATTAGAGATTCAATGGCTGGGAGTGAAGGGTGCGATCGCTAAGTTTGACTTAACACTTTTGGTCATGGAATATGACAATCAGTTAAATTGCTCTTGGGAATACTCTACCGACCTTTTTGAGAAGAGTACTATCCAACGGATGGCAGAACAATTTGAAGTTCTACTGAAGGGAATTCTTGATAATCCGCACCAACCGATCAACACTTTGCCTTTGATGACAGTGGCGGAACTGCTGCAACTACAATGCTGGAATCAAACTCAAGCCGATTATCCTCAGGATAAAACTTTAGTTGACTTATTTGAACAACAAGTTGAAAAAAACCCTGATAATCTCGCTTTGGTGTTTGAATCCCAAAGCTTAACTTACCAACAACTAAATCAAAAAGCAAACCAACTTGCTCATTATTTAATTCAAAATTACCAAATAAAGCCAGACACTTTAATTGGTATCTCTGTTGAACGTTGTAGTGAGATGATTATTGGTGTATTCGGTATCCTTAAAGCAGGTGGGGCTTATGTACCGATTGACCCCAATTATCCACAAGAACGGATTGGGTTCATGTTAGAAGATTCTGGGATATCGGTGTTACTAACCCAAAGTTTCCTCAAACACCAATTACCCACATCACAACTGGAACACACTTGTCAAGTTATCTGTTTGGATGAGGAAACTTTTAGCGAAGAGTTAACCCAGAATCCCAGTCCTCAAAGTACACCACTAGATTTGGCTTATGCGATCTATACCTCTGGTTCTACTGGAAGACCGAAGGGGGTAATGATTTCGCATCGAGGACTGGTCAATATGACTTTGGCAGTTGAGCAAATTTTGCAAATTCAACCCCAAAGCCGTTTGCTTCAGTTTGCTTCTTTCAGCTTCGATGCTTCAATTTGGGAAATTGCTACTGCAGTTGCAGCAGGGGCTTGTTTATATCTTGCTAAAAAAGAAACTTTGTTATCTGGTCAAGACTTAGTGAATTTTTTAGGCGATCGCAAAATTTCCCATGTCACGTTACCTCCTTCAGTCTTATCCCTATTACCTCAAGCGACGTTACCTAATTTGCAAACCGTAGTTACTGCTGGTGAAGCTTGTCCAACAGAATTAGTTATTCGGTGGGCAAAAGGACGGCGTTTTTTTAATGCCTACGGACCAACGGAATCTACGGTTTGTGCAAGTATCGCTCTCGTTGAACCCAATGGCAAAAAACCGCCCATCGGTCAACCTTTGCCCAATATCCGCATCTATATTTTAGATGCAAATAATCAACTATTACCTCCAGGAATACCTGGCGAGTTGTGTATTGCTGGAGTGGGTTTAGCAAGAGGCTATCTCAATCGTCCTGATATTACCGCCGAAAAATTTCTTGAAGTTGAATTGTTTGGTAAAACTGAGCGAATTTACAAAACTGGCGACTTGGCAAGATGGGGAGATGATGGCAACCTAGAATATCTCGGTCGCATTGACGATCAAATTAAACTAAGAGGTTTTAGAATTGAACTCGCTGAGATTGAATCAATTTTGTTACAACATCCATTAGTTAAAGAAGCAGTTGTCACCTTATATAAAACTGAGAATAACCAGAGTTTAATTGCCTATGTAACGGGAATGACCACTGATTTGTCTACCCAACTAAAAAATCACCTCAAATCCCGTCTACCTGATTACATGGTACCTGCTCAGATCATCTTACTAGATGAATTGCCTTTAACTCCCAATGGCAAAATTGACCGTAAAGCTTTACCTCTTCCCAATTTTGAAGTTGGAAGCTCATATACAGCCCCGCGCAATCAAGTGGAAAAACAGCTAGCACAAGTATGGTCTGCTGTACTCGAACGTCAAGAAATTGGCATTCATGATAACTTTTTCGACTTGGGTGGTCATTCTTTATTAGCGATGAAATTACTCAATAACATTCAACAGGTGTTTGAACAAGAACTTTCCTTGAGTAGTTTATTTCAAAATCCTACTATTGCTCAACTAGCAGAACAACTTTGTAATACTAAAGTTCAACAGTCCCATCCCGATTTACTCTCACTCCAACCTCAAGGAGATGCCGTCCCTCTATTTTGTCTTCCTGGCGCAAACGGACACGGTTTCTATTTTAGAGATTTGGCAATTCATTTAGGAAATGAACGACCAGTGTATGGACTGGAAACTCCAGGAAGAGACGGACTGAATGCACTCCCTGATTCAGTACCAGCCCATGCCACTCAACTGATTTCGCTATTACGTCAGCAGCAAGCGACAAGTCCATATATACTAGCAGGATACTCTTCAGGTTGTGCTGTTGCTTTTGAAATGGCTGCTCAATTAGAACAGCAAGGTGAAAAGGTGGGTTTACTGGCTATCTTTGACGCCGGACTCGTTTCTCACCCTGAGTATATAACTGATAGAGCAGATATTGATTGGATTTGGCAATTGATTCAAAGAATTGAAGCATTAAAGGGCGTTTCTTTAGGTTTGAAATACGATGATTTAGCTGCTCAAAGCGACGATCAAGCCCGTTGGGATTTGGCGGCGGAGTATTTATACCGACATAACGTTCTACCGGAAAACTCAACTCTTTCTTTACTAAAAACTAATATGAAAGTGATGAAAGCTCTGACGCTTAATTACGCAAATTATCAGCCCAAGTATCCAATTTCTGCTCCTATTATTTTATTTCGCGCTCAAGAAATTCATGAAATTGTTTTACAAGAACTGCAAGCTATTTCCAATTACGATTTACCCGATTGGGGATGGCTAGCATACACTCAAAACCCTGTCAAGGTGATATCTGTACCTGGAAACCACGGTCGAATGCTTTATGAACCCAATGTAAAAATCTTAGCCAGAGAATTATTAAACACCATAAAATAA
- a CDS encoding 2-isopropylmalate synthase, translated as METLPIKIYDDTLRDGEQQAGVFFSYPTKHQLAHLIAKTGVHGIDIMPFICEQEAELAKTLISKGLDSLIFSATLMNKKFIDQVKDCGIKRIVLFYALSDRLLFLRDPEIRQMSEFKGKTIDDDIPAKVIDRIRQNAIDSIVEHLHYATKVAGLTVDFAGEDTSRADFDFLVQCIRSCSPYIENFFLCDTVGILTPEKSYIWVNDLLQSTTGVTLGVHYHNDMGMALENTLQSVMAGASFVSGTFAGIGERAGNVAIEQVLNGLRVRFGIEVEGINYDAIAPVTDFIEKLGVRPAPPYSQAAQRHETGVHVNSFLSDPKSYDAFAHSTINVIFGKWSGASNFQYLFEKQLHNPQPREQYEKMRSVIKSLATEQERYFTANEVLELWKNGAFQ; from the coding sequence ATGGAAACCCTTCCTATCAAAATTTACGATGATACCCTGCGCGATGGAGAACAACAAGCGGGCGTTTTTTTCTCTTATCCAACTAAACATCAACTCGCCCATTTAATTGCCAAAACTGGGGTTCATGGAATCGATATTATGCCCTTTATCTGTGAGCAAGAAGCTGAACTAGCTAAAACATTAATCTCAAAGGGATTGGATAGTCTAATTTTTTCGGCTACTTTGATGAACAAGAAGTTCATCGATCAAGTAAAAGACTGCGGTATTAAGCGTATCGTCCTATTCTATGCTCTTTCTGACCGACTGTTGTTTCTGCGAGACCCCGAGATTCGTCAGATGAGCGAGTTTAAAGGAAAAACCATTGATGATGACATCCCAGCCAAAGTAATCGATAGAATTCGCCAAAATGCTATTGATTCAATTGTCGAACATTTGCACTATGCCACAAAGGTTGCGGGACTGACCGTAGACTTCGCAGGCGAAGATACCTCAAGAGCTGATTTTGACTTTTTAGTACAATGTATCCGCTCATGCAGCCCTTACATTGAAAACTTCTTTCTCTGCGATACAGTGGGAATTCTCACTCCAGAAAAGAGCTATATCTGGGTTAATGACCTGCTTCAATCTACTACAGGAGTGACATTGGGGGTACATTACCACAATGATATGGGTATGGCTCTCGAAAATACCCTCCAGTCTGTGATGGCCGGAGCTAGTTTCGTATCGGGTACATTTGCCGGTATTGGAGAGCGAGCCGGAAATGTTGCCATCGAGCAGGTGTTAAATGGGTTGCGAGTCCGTTTTGGTATAGAAGTTGAGGGGATAAACTATGATGCGATCGCCCCTGTAACTGATTTTATTGAAAAATTGGGAGTTCGTCCCGCTCCCCCCTACTCTCAAGCTGCTCAACGCCATGAAACCGGTGTTCACGTCAATTCTTTTTTATCTGATCCTAAAAGCTATGATGCTTTTGCTCACAGCACCATAAACGTTATTTTCGGCAAATGGAGCGGAGCAAGTAATTTCCAATATTTGTTTGAAAAACAACTACACAATCCCCAACCCAGAGAGCAATACGAGAAAATGCGCTCTGTGATCAAATCACTGGCTACAGAACAAGAACGTTATTTCACAGCGAACGAAGTATTGGAGTTATGGAAAAATGGGGCTTTTCAGTGA
- a CDS encoding GUN4 domain-containing protein, translating to MLTKQQRQLVTYKKITIYERTYKLPLIKNSRLKAIQKKIKERRRLIQEGVRHHQLWGIIKLKEKISQDKIFKESQLLIKDYTHLIYFLEKYKVTYQLFLVKLTDDLKKLFIQKYLEIENLEKEIKKLEIKNYKNQKILDELKWERQENLKAVLLLSNACFLMLEKIKLLSEGLKTLAEDTKNQKQIVQQVAKDLEVYQEIYEYQRKAQKVRKEIVEIAETAINFEKYLQDYFNPFQSLIDEVVKVDEDFYSTVGEIKKLADNIFESQSNLLIPKETDAISETFLDFMVSSYEKKERLKDAFIQCQLLDWQIHNFDSADNFFSINKDINSISNYISNQFTERRKEIGIAETNFVPMTSFPTAQGTGLTRLTNDDRTCGMWVKKKNNIDYTKLQSLLAQQKWKEADIETTTLMLKVIGKSYWNEVYKEDIDNFSCKDLQTIDQLWEEYSHGYFGFSVQQTIWSEMGSQVDYEAEKRLGDRLGWRKQGNWLDYDQLTFELSPTTPIGHLPAQWLHYEHSTLDLSPKSSAEHLSMGAWRVGSWLVWQMHLFFSRVKICN from the coding sequence ATGCTTACTAAACAGCAAAGACAACTAGTTACTTACAAAAAAATTACGATTTATGAACGAACATACAAATTACCTCTTATAAAAAATAGCAGATTAAAAGCTATTCAAAAAAAGATTAAAGAACGTCGAAGATTAATTCAAGAAGGTGTTCGACATCATCAGCTTTGGGGAATAATTAAGCTGAAAGAAAAAATTAGTCAGGATAAAATTTTTAAAGAAAGCCAACTATTAATAAAAGATTATACTCATCTTATTTATTTTCTAGAAAAATATAAGGTAACTTATCAACTTTTTTTGGTTAAGCTGACTGATGATTTGAAAAAACTGTTTATTCAAAAATACCTTGAAATAGAAAATTTAGAGAAGGAAATAAAAAAACTAGAAATCAAAAATTATAAAAATCAAAAAATACTCGATGAATTAAAATGGGAAAGACAAGAGAATCTTAAAGCAGTTTTACTCTTGAGTAATGCTTGTTTTTTGATGTTAGAAAAAATAAAATTGCTTAGTGAAGGACTGAAAACTCTGGCAGAAGATACCAAAAATCAAAAGCAAATTGTCCAACAAGTAGCCAAAGATTTGGAAGTTTATCAAGAAATTTACGAATATCAAAGAAAAGCCCAGAAAGTTCGTAAAGAAATAGTAGAAATAGCGGAGACTGCAATCAATTTTGAAAAATATTTACAAGATTACTTTAATCCCTTTCAATCGTTAATAGATGAAGTCGTAAAAGTAGATGAAGATTTTTACTCAACTGTTGGAGAAATTAAAAAATTGGCAGATAATATTTTCGAGTCTCAGTCTAATTTGTTAATTCCAAAAGAAACTGACGCAATTTCTGAAACGTTTCTAGACTTTATGGTATCAAGTTATGAAAAAAAAGAAAGATTAAAAGATGCTTTTATTCAATGTCAATTACTAGATTGGCAAATTCATAATTTTGATTCAGCCGATAATTTCTTCTCTATAAACAAAGACATTAATTCAATATCTAACTATATCTCCAATCAATTTACCGAACGAAGAAAAGAGATAGGGATAGCAGAAACAAATTTTGTTCCTATGACGTCTTTCCCTACTGCTCAAGGTACTGGATTAACAAGACTGACTAATGACGATCGCACCTGCGGAATGTGGGTTAAAAAGAAAAATAACATCGATTATACCAAATTGCAAAGTCTTCTTGCCCAGCAGAAGTGGAAAGAAGCTGACATTGAAACCACTACATTAATGCTAAAAGTCATAGGTAAAAGTTATTGGAATGAAGTTTATAAGGAAGATATTGATAACTTTTCTTGTAAAGATCTCCAGACTATTGATCAACTGTGGGAAGAATACAGTCATGGTTATTTCGGCTTCAGTGTTCAGCAAACTATTTGGAGCGAAATGGGTAGTCAAGTAGACTATGAAGCAGAAAAGAGACTCGGCGATCGCCTTGGTTGGCGAAAACAGGGAAACTGGTTAGATTATGATCAACTAACTTTTGAATTATCCCCCACAACACCCATAGGACATCTACCAGCGCAATGGTTGCACTATGAGCATTCAACCTTGGATTTATCCCCAAAGTCATCTGCAGAACACCTTTCTATGGGAGCATGGCGAGTCGGATCTTGGTTAGTTTGGCAGATGCATTTATTCTTTTCTCGTGTCAAAATTTGTAACTGA
- a CDS encoding ABC transporter ATP-binding protein/permease yields MQSTTFVKKTSTNDSSPGFNQFWQNVRALTGAYWYPTEAEGRAFSDVIRSWVMLIILILLIIALVGVTAFNSFVSRYLVDVIVEEKDFTKFVDTLLVYGAALVCVTLLVGFSKFVRKQIALDWYQWLNNHILSKYLSHRAYYKINFKSDVDNPDQRISQEIEPLTRNALSFSATFLEKVLEMATFLIILWSLSQFVAIVLVAYTIIGNLIAVYLAQELNKINQEELEFEADYTYSLTHIRNHGESIAFFQGEKKELNIIQRRFSKIIQSSKRKINWERTQDIFNRGYQAIIQIFPFIVLGPLHIRDEIDFGEVGQASLACNLFASAMAELIREFATSGRFSSYVERLAELSGALKAVTQQPENVSTIQTIEENRLAFENVTLQTPNYEQVIVEDLSVTVQPGEGLLIVGPSGRGKSSLLRAIAGLWNAGTGRLVRPPLESLLFLPQRPYIILGTLREQLLYPHTTRQMSDQELEEVLQQVNLQNLLNRVEGFDTEVAWENILSLGEQQRLAFARLLITHPSFTILDEATSALDLTNEGNLYEQLQSTQTTFISVGHRESLFNYHQWVLELSQDSSWRLLTVQDYRLQKANEIITNPPDNSQITEANEIITNSPDNSQITEANEIITNPPEKPQITEVNEIITNSPDNPQITEVNEIITNSPDNPQITIDVSLQDQSLSQPETSTISGFSHQEMQQLTGINVNTIRSKGSLGKTITTKDGVTYRYDKDPNVLKWIRV; encoded by the coding sequence ATGCAATCTACAACTTTTGTTAAGAAAACTTCAACGAATGATTCTTCTCCGGGTTTTAATCAATTTTGGCAGAATGTCAGAGCGCTCACAGGAGCTTACTGGTATCCAACAGAGGCAGAAGGAAGAGCATTTTCAGATGTGATTCGTTCATGGGTAATGCTCATTATCCTGATATTATTAATCATCGCACTTGTGGGCGTAACTGCTTTTAATAGCTTCGTTAGTCGCTATTTGGTTGATGTCATCGTTGAAGAAAAAGATTTTACGAAATTTGTTGATACGTTATTGGTTTATGGTGCTGCCCTTGTCTGCGTAACGCTCTTAGTAGGATTTTCTAAATTTGTTAGAAAACAAATCGCTCTTGATTGGTACCAATGGCTAAATAATCATATTTTATCAAAATATTTGAGCCATCGTGCTTATTATAAAATCAACTTTAAATCCGATGTTGATAATCCAGATCAACGAATCTCCCAAGAAATTGAACCTCTGACCAGAAATGCTCTCTCGTTTTCCGCTACTTTCCTAGAAAAAGTGCTAGAAATGGCTACTTTTTTAATAATTCTCTGGTCTCTTTCCCAATTTGTTGCAATTGTATTGGTTGCTTATACGATAATAGGCAATTTAATTGCTGTTTACTTGGCTCAAGAATTGAATAAGATTAATCAAGAGGAACTCGAATTTGAAGCAGACTATACTTACAGTCTGACTCATATTCGTAATCATGGTGAATCAATAGCTTTTTTTCAGGGAGAAAAAAAAGAATTAAATATCATTCAGCGAAGATTTTCTAAAATTATTCAAAGTTCTAAACGCAAGATTAATTGGGAGAGAACTCAGGATATTTTTAACAGAGGATATCAGGCTATTATCCAAATCTTTCCATTTATAGTACTCGGACCTTTACACATTAGAGATGAAATTGATTTTGGAGAAGTTGGTCAAGCCAGTTTAGCTTGTAATCTGTTTGCCAGTGCTATGGCAGAATTAATTAGAGAATTTGCAACTTCCGGACGATTTTCCAGTTATGTTGAACGTTTAGCTGAGTTGTCTGGTGCGTTGAAAGCTGTTACGCAACAGCCAGAGAATGTGAGTACCATTCAAACAATAGAAGAAAACCGTCTGGCTTTTGAGAATGTTACCTTACAAACACCAAACTATGAACAGGTGATCGTCGAAGATTTGTCAGTTACTGTTCAACCGGGAGAAGGTTTATTGATTGTTGGACCGAGTGGACGAGGTAAGAGTTCTCTGTTGAGAGCGATCGCTGGTTTGTGGAACGCAGGAACTGGTCGTTTGGTACGTCCTCCCCTAGAATCTCTCTTATTTCTGCCCCAACGTCCTTATATAATTTTGGGAACTTTACGCGAACAGTTACTCTATCCTCATACAACTCGTCAAATGAGCGATCAAGAACTTGAAGAAGTTCTGCAACAAGTCAACTTGCAAAACTTGCTAAATCGAGTCGAAGGCTTTGATACAGAAGTCGCTTGGGAGAATATTTTATCGCTGGGAGAACAACAACGCTTGGCTTTTGCACGATTGTTGATTACTCATCCCAGCTTTACTATTTTAGATGAAGCAACGAGTGCTTTAGATTTGACAAATGAAGGCAATTTATATGAACAATTGCAATCAACTCAAACAACTTTTATCAGTGTCGGACATCGAGAGAGTTTGTTTAATTACCATCAATGGGTTTTAGAACTTTCACAAGATTCCAGTTGGCGACTTTTGACTGTTCAGGATTATCGCCTTCAAAAAGCCAACGAAATCATTACTAATCCCCCCGACAACTCTCAAATTACAGAAGCCAACGAAATTATTACTAATTCCCCCGACAACTCTCAAATTACAGAAGCCAACGAAATTATTACTAACCCTCCCGAAAAGCCTCAAATTACAGAAGTCAACGAAATCATTACTAACTCTCCCGACAACCCTCAAATTACAGAAGTCAACGAAATCATTACTAACTCTCCCGACAACCCTCAAATTACAATAGATGTTTCACTACAAGACCAATCATTAAGTCAACCAGAAACCAGCACAATTTCAGGATTTTCTCATCAGGAAATGCAACAATTAACAGGCATTAATGTAAACACCATTAGAAGCAAGGGAAGCCTTGGCAAGACTATCACAACCAAGGATGGCGTGACTTACCGCTATGACAAAGATCCCAACGTATTGAAATGGATCAGAGTTTAG